The Oxalobacteraceae bacterium OTU3CINTB1 genome includes a window with the following:
- the nadB gene encoding L-aspartate oxidase, protein MKFDVAIVGSGLAGLSVALHLAETRTVAIISKRALKDGASNWAQGGIAAVLDSGDSHTQHIDDTLVAGGGLCDESATRYIVEHGREAIEWLIAQGVPFTRDSSAELGFHLTREGGHSQRRIIHAADATGHAVQVTLEEKVRAHPNITLFEHHCAIDLITSDKLHPVKKGHSQPKCYGLYVQDEKSGQVHTFAAEHTVLATGGAGKVYLYTTNPDTASGDGIAMAWRAGCRISNMEFIQFHPTCLYHPYAKSFLITEAIRGEGGLLKLPPEAGAAAGTRFMLAHDERAELAPRDVVARAIDFEIKKRGLDYVHLDISHKPAAFLIEHFPTIYARCLELGIDITKQPIPIVPAAHYTCGGVVTDLFGRTDLPGLYAVGETACTGLHGANRLASNSLLECVVIGSACARDIASKEKGEVPYLPDWDESRVTDADEEVVISHNWDELRRFMWNYVGIVRTTKRLERAQHRIALLKEEIDEYYRNFRITHDLLELRNLVDVANLIVNSALQRRESRGLHFSRDYPETLPKALPSILMPPRRN, encoded by the coding sequence ATGAAATTTGATGTTGCAATCGTCGGCAGCGGACTGGCCGGCCTCTCGGTCGCCCTGCACCTGGCCGAAACGCGCACAGTCGCGATTATCTCCAAACGCGCGCTCAAAGACGGCGCCAGCAACTGGGCGCAGGGCGGCATCGCCGCCGTGCTCGATTCCGGAGACAGCCACACCCAGCACATCGACGACACCCTGGTCGCCGGCGGCGGCCTGTGCGACGAAAGCGCCACGCGCTACATCGTCGAGCACGGCCGCGAGGCGATCGAATGGCTGATCGCGCAGGGCGTGCCGTTCACCCGCGACTCGTCGGCCGAACTGGGCTTCCACCTGACCCGCGAAGGCGGCCACAGCCAGCGCCGCATCATCCACGCGGCCGACGCCACCGGCCACGCGGTACAGGTCACGCTGGAGGAAAAAGTCCGCGCCCATCCGAACATCACCTTGTTCGAGCATCACTGCGCGATCGACCTGATCACCTCCGACAAGCTGCATCCGGTCAAAAAAGGCCATTCCCAGCCGAAATGCTACGGCTTGTACGTGCAGGACGAAAAATCCGGCCAGGTGCACACCTTCGCCGCCGAGCACACCGTCTTGGCCACTGGCGGCGCCGGCAAGGTCTACCTGTACACCACCAACCCGGACACGGCCAGCGGAGACGGCATCGCCATGGCCTGGCGCGCCGGCTGCCGCATCTCGAACATGGAGTTCATCCAGTTCCACCCGACCTGCCTGTACCACCCGTACGCCAAGTCGTTCCTGATCACCGAGGCGATCCGTGGCGAAGGCGGCCTGCTCAAGCTGCCGCCGGAAGCCGGCGCCGCCGCCGGCACCCGCTTCATGCTGGCCCACGACGAGCGCGCCGAGCTGGCGCCGCGCGACGTGGTCGCCCGGGCGATCGACTTCGAGATCAAAAAGCGCGGCCTCGACTACGTGCACCTGGACATCAGCCACAAGCCGGCCGCATTCCTGATCGAACACTTCCCGACGATCTACGCGCGCTGCCTGGAACTGGGCATCGACATCACCAAGCAGCCGATCCCGATCGTGCCGGCCGCGCACTACACCTGCGGCGGCGTGGTCACCGACCTGTTCGGCCGCACCGACCTGCCCGGCCTGTACGCCGTGGGCGAAACCGCCTGCACCGGCCTGCACGGCGCCAACCGCCTGGCCAGCAACTCGCTGCTCGAATGCGTGGTCATCGGCAGCGCCTGCGCGCGCGACATCGCCTCCAAGGAAAAAGGCGAAGTGCCCTACCTGCCCGACTGGGACGAAAGCCGGGTCACCGACGCCGACGAGGAAGTGGTGATTTCCCACAACTGGGACGAGCTGCGCCGCTTCATGTGGAACTACGTCGGCATTGTGCGCACCACCAAGCGTCTGGAGCGCGCGCAACACCGCATCGCGCTGCTGAAGGAAGAAATCGACGAGTATTACCGCAACTTCCGCATCACGCACGACCTGCTGGAGCTGCGCAACCTGGTCGACGTGGCCAACCTGATCGTCAACAGCGCGCTGCAGCGCCGCGAAAGCCGGGGCCTGCACTTCAGCCGCGACTATCCGGAAACCTTGCCGAAAGCGTTGCCGAGCATCCTGATGCCGCCGCGCCGCAACTAG
- a CDS encoding transporter substrate-binding domain-containing protein translates to MLFGTCGIALGALPHFALCADKAPLRVVGTRFEGVYERHADGAFSGLGVEVVRLLARRLDRAVQFEVYPWRRAQQRVSMALADVLVGPYKSAEREQTMRFTEQPFFQDQVAFYSRAKGMVFWGGDYAALKGKRIVTLNGWSYGEAFTAAAAGLNISVANNVENGLMMLIYGHVDMFASNRRDTDPVIQRMGLTDKLVPVAPLIDTQNAYFAFPKTAIGEGLAGAFDQLLSELKSSGELRRMARRHLVSVP, encoded by the coding sequence TTGCTGTTCGGCACATGCGGCATCGCGCTCGGCGCTTTGCCGCATTTTGCTTTGTGCGCCGACAAAGCGCCGCTCCGGGTGGTCGGCACGCGCTTCGAAGGCGTCTACGAGCGTCACGCCGATGGCGCATTTTCCGGGCTGGGTGTGGAGGTGGTGCGGCTGCTGGCCCGGCGACTGGACCGCGCCGTGCAGTTCGAAGTCTATCCCTGGCGGCGCGCGCAGCAGCGCGTCAGCATGGCCCTGGCCGACGTGCTGGTCGGTCCCTATAAATCCGCCGAGCGCGAGCAAACCATGCGCTTTACCGAACAGCCGTTTTTCCAGGACCAGGTGGCGTTTTATTCGCGCGCCAAGGGCATGGTGTTCTGGGGCGGCGACTACGCCGCGCTCAAGGGCAAGCGCATCGTCACACTCAATGGCTGGAGTTACGGGGAAGCGTTCACGGCCGCGGCGGCCGGCTTGAATATCAGTGTCGCCAACAACGTCGAGAACGGGTTAATGATGCTGATCTACGGCCATGTGGATATGTTCGCCAGCAACCGGCGCGACACCGATCCGGTGATACAGCGCATGGGCTTGACCGACAAGCTGGTGCCGGTGGCCCCGCTGATCGATACGCAGAACGCCTATTTCGCCTTTCCCAAGACCGCGATCGGCGAGGGGCTGGCCGGCGCCTTCGATCAGTTGCTGTCGGAACTGAAGAGCAGCGGCGAACTGCGTCGCATGGCCCGGCGCCACCTGGTCAGCGTGCCTTGA
- a CDS encoding GNAT family N-acetyltransferase: MTVTVRAAAPADIAAMEALIKRSGIELSEGFYTGEQARAVTQYVFGVDTQLVADQTYFLIEQHGKLAACGGWSKRSTLFGADRTKKSVDALLDPATEPARIRAFFVDPSAARQGLGRLLLQHCTDAAAEAGFHTLELAATMPGVPLYLACGFEEIERFEITLPGPVQVPLTRMRKAIKAR, encoded by the coding sequence ATGACGGTCACAGTACGCGCCGCCGCGCCCGCCGACATTGCCGCCATGGAAGCGCTGATCAAGCGCTCCGGCATCGAACTGAGCGAAGGTTTTTACACCGGCGAACAGGCGCGGGCGGTAACGCAATACGTGTTCGGCGTCGACACCCAGCTGGTGGCCGACCAAACCTACTTCCTCATCGAGCAGCACGGCAAGCTGGCGGCGTGCGGCGGCTGGAGCAAGCGCAGCACGCTGTTCGGCGCCGACCGCACCAAAAAAAGCGTGGACGCCCTGCTCGACCCGGCCACCGAACCGGCCCGCATCCGCGCCTTCTTCGTCGACCCGTCCGCCGCGCGCCAGGGCTTGGGCCGGCTGCTGCTGCAACACTGCACCGATGCCGCCGCCGAGGCCGGCTTTCACACCCTGGAACTGGCGGCCACCATGCCCGGCGTGCCGCTGTATCTGGCCTGCGGATTCGAGGAGATAGAACGCTTCGAGATCACCCTGCCCGGGCCGGTCCAAGTGCCGCTGACCCGCATGCGCAAGGCCATCAAGGCACGCTGA
- a CDS encoding TIGR03013 family PEP-CTERM/XrtA system glycosyltransferase, translating to MIRIFHHYVSKMAFMLLMLELLVLLTAAVASAPLWRQGGPAPDSLYPPALAFAVVLVFSMGALGMYQHNQSREDIKSTFVRILPSFVLGFILFSLLAQLLPGTQFVRLGSVVFVVGGASVLLARLLVFTSAQSSMLEKRLIIIGDGATARECMDLATTGVGFHQFRVVGCVPVEGELRCVPLTMLLPPELSLLALARRHAADEIIVSVGDRRNGAFPVRQLLECALGGVRVTDAASFFEREACQIRVDSLQPSYLIFGGGFDQSPLRAAVKRAFDLLASGAICLAALPVMLLTALAIKLEDGGPVFYQQERVGRDNRPFKVLKFRSMRVDAELDGKPKWASQDDPRVTAVGRWTRKLRIDELPQMLNVFKGEMSFVGPRPERAYFVEQLCQEIAYYNVRHGIKPGITGLAQVRHGYGASVDDAVRNLLAALTDKPAAVNQVYNVALNARTSLNELYLTLHGLLVERYPHLRDYQPTYGEFRAGDVRHSQADISKASSLLGYVPTHDLRRGLDQALRWYIAQLDTKA from the coding sequence GTGATCAGGATATTTCATCATTACGTGTCGAAAATGGCCTTCATGCTGCTGATGCTGGAGCTGCTGGTCCTGTTAACCGCCGCCGTCGCGAGCGCGCCGTTGTGGCGCCAGGGCGGCCCGGCACCCGACAGCCTGTATCCGCCGGCGCTGGCGTTCGCGGTGGTGCTGGTGTTTAGCATGGGCGCCCTCGGCATGTACCAGCACAACCAGTCGCGCGAGGACATCAAAAGTACTTTCGTGCGCATCCTGCCGTCGTTCGTGCTGGGTTTTATCCTGTTCAGCCTGCTGGCGCAACTGCTGCCTGGCACGCAGTTCGTGCGGCTCGGCAGCGTGGTGTTCGTTGTCGGCGGCGCGTCGGTGCTGCTGGCGCGGCTGCTGGTGTTCACGTCGGCGCAGTCGAGCATGCTGGAGAAGCGCTTGATCATCATCGGCGACGGCGCCACCGCGCGCGAGTGCATGGACCTGGCCACCACGGGCGTCGGTTTCCACCAGTTCCGGGTGGTTGGGTGCGTGCCGGTCGAGGGCGAGTTGCGCTGCGTGCCGCTGACGATGCTGCTGCCGCCGGAGCTGTCGCTGCTGGCGCTGGCGCGGCGCCATGCCGCCGACGAGATCATCGTCTCGGTGGGCGACCGCCGCAATGGCGCTTTCCCGGTGCGCCAGCTGCTCGAGTGCGCGCTGGGCGGCGTGCGCGTGACCGACGCCGCTAGTTTCTTCGAGCGCGAGGCGTGCCAGATCCGCGTCGATTCGCTGCAGCCGAGCTATTTGATCTTCGGCGGCGGCTTCGACCAGAGCCCGCTGCGGGCGGCGGTCAAGCGCGCCTTCGACCTGCTGGCCAGCGGCGCGATTTGCCTGGCGGCGCTGCCGGTGATGCTGCTGACGGCGCTGGCGATCAAGCTCGAGGATGGCGGGCCGGTGTTCTACCAGCAGGAGCGGGTCGGCCGCGACAACCGGCCGTTCAAGGTGCTGAAGTTCCGCAGCATGCGGGTCGACGCGGAGCTGGACGGCAAGCCGAAATGGGCCTCGCAGGACGATCCGCGCGTGACGGCGGTGGGCCGCTGGACTCGCAAGCTGCGCATCGACGAGTTGCCGCAGATGCTCAATGTGTTCAAGGGCGAGATGAGCTTTGTCGGTCCGCGCCCGGAGCGCGCCTACTTCGTCGAGCAGCTGTGCCAGGAGATCGCCTATTACAATGTGCGTCACGGCATCAAGCCGGGCATCACCGGCCTGGCGCAGGTGCGCCACGGCTACGGCGCCTCGGTCGATGACGCCGTGCGCAATCTGCTGGCGGCCCTGACCGACAAGCCGGCTGCCGTCAATCAGGTCTACAACGTCGCGCTCAATGCGCGCACCAGTCTGAACGAGCTGTATCTGACATTGCATGGCTTGCTGGTCGAGCGTTACCCACATCTGCGCGACTACCAGCCCACCTATGGCGAATTCCGCGCCGGCGACGTGCGCCACTCGCAGGCGGACATCTCGAAGGCGTCAAGTCTGCTCGGCTATGTGCCGACCCACGACCTGCGGCGCGGCCTGGACCAGGCGCTGCGCTGGTATATCGCCCAGCTGGATACCAAGGCCTGA
- a CDS encoding alpha-E domain-containing protein, with protein MLSRTADHLFWMARYTERAENTARMLDVNVQTSMLPQSDEDNAHGWRAMLGISELQAAYDAKHKTLEAREVIDFMVRDPDNSSSIVACLTEARENARAVRGTLTTEVWEIQNQTWLDMQKRLDSDLLEDDPSKFFEWVKFRSHLSRGVTVGTMLRDEAVHFIRLGTFLERADNTARILDVKFHGGGAEATRSEAMSQHDFYYWGALLRSVSGFEIYRKVYRDVITPARIAELLMLRGDMPRSLLACMDEVVQNLAEVRNDVSADTERLAGRLRAALQFSNIDDILEAGLHETLTRFLADINQLGDRVSRDFLVPLAA; from the coding sequence ATGTTAAGCCGTACCGCAGATCACCTGTTCTGGATGGCGCGCTATACCGAGCGCGCCGAAAACACCGCCCGCATGCTCGACGTCAACGTGCAGACGTCGATGCTGCCGCAGTCCGACGAGGACAACGCCCACGGCTGGCGCGCCATGCTTGGCATTTCCGAGCTGCAAGCCGCCTACGACGCCAAGCACAAGACGCTGGAGGCGCGCGAGGTCATCGATTTCATGGTGCGCGACCCCGACAACTCCTCGTCGATCGTCGCCTGCCTGACCGAGGCGCGCGAGAACGCCCGCGCCGTGCGCGGCACCTTGACCACCGAGGTGTGGGAAATCCAGAACCAGACCTGGCTCGACATGCAGAAGCGCCTCGACAGCGATCTGCTGGAGGACGATCCGAGCAAGTTCTTCGAATGGGTCAAGTTCCGCTCGCACCTGTCGCGCGGGGTGACCGTCGGCACCATGCTGCGCGACGAGGCCGTCCATTTCATCCGTCTCGGCACCTTCCTCGAGCGGGCCGACAACACGGCGCGCATCCTGGATGTCAAGTTCCACGGCGGCGGCGCCGAGGCCACCCGCAGCGAGGCGATGAGCCAGCACGATTTCTACTACTGGGGCGCCCTGCTGCGCTCGGTATCGGGCTTCGAGATTTACCGCAAGGTGTACCGCGACGTGATCACGCCGGCCCGCATCGCCGAACTGCTGATGCTGCGTGGCGACATGCCGCGCTCGCTGCTGGCCTGTATGGACGAAGTGGTGCAAAACCTGGCCGAGGTGCGCAACGATGTGTCGGCCGATACCGAACGCCTGGCCGGCCGGCTGCGCGCCGCGCTGCAATTCAGCAATATCGACGATATCCTGGAGGCCGGCCTGCACGAGACGCTGACCCGCTTCCTGGCCGACATCAACCAACTGGGCGACCGCGTCAGCCGCGATTTCCTGGTGCCGCTGGCGGCTTGA
- a CDS encoding circularly permuted type 2 ATP-grasp protein, producing the protein MAKFFNEMTADGLAHHASAEVREHYREFCGWLQRQSAETIERKRAEADLTFRRVGITFAVYGDDAGTERLIPFDTIPRIIPAAEWKKMEAGLVQRVKALNMFIHDIYHDQNIIKAGLIPAEQIYKNAQYRPEMQGINVASDIYAHIAGVDIVRAGAGEFYVLEDNLRVPSGVSYMLEDRKMMMRLFPELFARNKIAPVDHYPDMLLDNLRSVAPMGINDPTVVVMTPGMYNSAYFEHAFLAQQMGVELVEGKDLFVSDNTVFMRTTRGPKRVDVIYRRLDDDFLDPLAFRPDSSLGVPGLLSVYRAGRVTLANAIGTGVADDKSIYPFVPDMIKFYLSEEPVLNNVPTYQCRKKEDLDYTLANLGELVVKEVHGAGGYGMLVGPASTKAQIEDFRQRLLAKPDGYIAQPTLALSACPTYVENGIAPRHIDLRPFVLSGKTISMVPGGLTRVALQEGSLVVNSSQGGGTKDTWILER; encoded by the coding sequence ATGGCAAAATTTTTCAACGAAATGACCGCTGATGGCCTGGCACACCACGCCAGCGCCGAGGTACGTGAACACTATCGCGAGTTTTGCGGCTGGCTCCAGCGCCAGTCGGCCGAAACCATCGAGCGCAAGCGGGCCGAGGCCGATTTGACCTTCCGCCGCGTCGGTATCACCTTCGCCGTGTACGGCGACGACGCCGGCACCGAGCGGTTGATCCCCTTCGACACTATTCCCCGCATCATCCCCGCCGCCGAGTGGAAAAAGATGGAAGCCGGCCTGGTTCAGCGCGTCAAAGCGCTGAACATGTTCATTCACGATATCTATCACGACCAGAACATCATCAAGGCCGGCCTGATTCCCGCCGAGCAGATCTACAAAAACGCCCAGTACCGCCCGGAGATGCAAGGCATCAACGTGGCGTCGGACATTTACGCGCACATCGCCGGGGTCGACATCGTGCGCGCCGGCGCCGGCGAGTTCTACGTGCTGGAGGACAATCTGCGCGTGCCTTCGGGCGTCTCCTATATGCTGGAAGACCGCAAAATGATGATGCGGCTGTTCCCGGAATTGTTCGCGCGCAACAAAATCGCACCGGTCGACCACTATCCGGACATGCTGCTCGACAATCTGCGCTCGGTCGCGCCGATGGGCATCAACGATCCGACGGTGGTGGTGATGACGCCGGGCATGTACAACTCGGCCTATTTCGAGCATGCCTTCCTGGCCCAGCAAATGGGCGTGGAGCTGGTCGAGGGCAAGGATTTGTTCGTCAGCGATAACACCGTGTTCATGCGCACCACGCGCGGACCGAAGCGTGTCGACGTGATTTACCGCCGCCTGGACGATGATTTCCTCGATCCGCTGGCGTTCCGTCCCGATTCCTCGCTCGGCGTGCCGGGCCTGCTGTCGGTGTACCGCGCCGGCCGCGTGACCCTGGCCAACGCCATCGGCACCGGCGTGGCCGACGACAAGTCGATTTATCCTTTCGTGCCGGATATGATCAAGTTTTACCTGTCCGAGGAACCGGTGCTCAACAACGTGCCGACCTACCAGTGCCGCAAAAAAGAGGATCTGGACTATACGCTGGCCAATCTGGGCGAGCTGGTGGTCAAGGAGGTGCACGGCGCCGGCGGCTACGGCATGCTGGTCGGCCCGGCGTCGACCAAGGCGCAGATAGAGGACTTCCGCCAGCGCCTGCTGGCCAAGCCGGACGGCTACATCGCCCAACCGACCCTGGCCCTGTCAGCCTGCCCCACCTATGTCGAGAACGGCATCGCGCCGCGCCACATCGACCTGCGTCCGTTCGTGCTGTCGGGTAAAACCATTTCGATGGTGCCCGGCGGCCTGACCCGGGTGGCATTGCAGGAAGGCTCGCTGGTGGTGAACTCGTCGCAAGGCGGCGGCACCAAAGACACCTGGATACTGGAACGTTAA
- the nadC gene encoding carboxylating nicotinate-nucleotide diphosphorylase: MSTLLNKFAPFDEALKTAFEANLLSALLEDVGSGDLTGLLVPDGGRSTARVIVREDAVLCGAPWFEGVMNCMQAGIEIDWQYAEGDMMKADSVVCTIEGPARALLTAERAALNFLQLLSGVATATRKYVDVIAGTRAAILDTRKTLPGLRLAQKYAVRVGGGQNQRLALYDGILIKENHIAAAGGITNAVLAAKRLDKGVSIQVEVENLDELAEALAAGAESILLDNFSNEMMREAVTINAGRALLEASGGINFDTVRAIAETGVNRISIGSLTKDIRATDYSLRIVN; the protein is encoded by the coding sequence ATGAGTACCTTGTTGAATAAATTCGCGCCGTTCGACGAGGCGCTGAAAACGGCCTTCGAGGCCAATCTTCTGTCGGCCTTGCTGGAAGACGTGGGCAGCGGCGACCTGACCGGCTTGCTCGTGCCGGACGGCGGCCGCTCCACCGCGCGCGTGATCGTGCGCGAGGACGCGGTGTTGTGCGGCGCGCCGTGGTTCGAGGGCGTGATGAACTGCATGCAGGCCGGCATCGAGATCGACTGGCAGTACGCCGAGGGCGACATGATGAAGGCCGACAGCGTGGTCTGCACGATCGAGGGTCCGGCGCGCGCGCTGCTGACGGCGGAAAGGGCGGCGCTGAACTTCCTGCAACTGCTCTCGGGCGTGGCGACCGCTACCCGCAAATACGTCGACGTCATCGCCGGCACCCGCGCGGCCATCCTGGACACCCGCAAGACCTTGCCGGGGCTGCGCCTGGCGCAGAAATACGCGGTACGCGTCGGTGGCGGGCAGAACCAGCGCCTGGCCCTGTATGACGGCATCCTGATCAAGGAGAACCATATCGCGGCGGCCGGCGGCATCACCAACGCGGTGCTGGCGGCCAAGCGGCTGGACAAGGGCGTGTCGATCCAGGTCGAGGTCGAGAACCTGGACGAGCTGGCCGAGGCGCTGGCGGCGGGCGCTGAGTCCATCCTGCTGGACAACTTCAGCAACGAGATGATGCGCGAGGCGGTCACCATCAATGCCGGACGGGCGTTGCTGGAGGCGTCGGGCGGCATCAACTTCGATACCGTGCGGGCCATCGCCGAAACCGGCGTCAACCGCATCTCGATTGGAAGCTTGACAAAAGACATACGCGCCACAGACTATTCTTTGCGAATTGTCAATTAA
- a CDS encoding PEP-CTERM sorting domain-containing protein gives MSLKQIVGMMALVGLSGVAQADSFINGGFESGTTSGWSTGGGYRGNNLNTSISPADFLAGGALHSDGGERGEVIDKNYVDPNVGALLGTTVIHGDYSYRAEDTTYGGFATVISQQVKNYTDTGIYFAWKAVLENGGHAEDESAAMILTLTDNTTGQLVISRTYNAGNGGGGVDSRFFSQGEYFYTPYWQLEQLSIDQSLSGHDFTLALLAADCQPTGHTGYAYIDGFGSVALPVPETETYAMMLAGLGMMGWVARRKKSTKV, from the coding sequence ATGAGTCTGAAGCAAATTGTAGGTATGATGGCGTTGGTGGGTTTGAGCGGTGTGGCGCAGGCCGATAGTTTCATCAATGGCGGCTTCGAGTCCGGTACCACCAGTGGTTGGAGCACTGGCGGCGGCTATCGCGGCAACAACCTGAACACCTCCATCAGCCCGGCGGATTTCTTGGCCGGTGGCGCGCTGCACTCGGACGGCGGTGAGCGCGGCGAGGTAATCGACAAGAATTACGTCGATCCGAACGTTGGCGCCTTGCTCGGGACGACGGTTATCCATGGTGACTATTCGTATCGCGCGGAAGATACCACCTATGGCGGTTTCGCTACCGTCATCAGCCAGCAAGTCAAGAACTACACCGACACCGGTATCTACTTCGCCTGGAAGGCCGTGCTGGAGAATGGCGGCCATGCGGAGGACGAATCGGCGGCGATGATCCTGACCTTGACCGACAACACCACCGGCCAACTGGTCATCAGCCGCACTTATAATGCCGGCAACGGCGGCGGCGGCGTCGATTCCCGCTTCTTCAGCCAAGGTGAGTATTTCTATACCCCGTATTGGCAGCTTGAGCAACTCAGCATCGACCAGTCCTTGTCCGGCCACGACTTCACGTTGGCGCTGCTGGCCGCCGACTGCCAGCCGACCGGCCACACCGGCTACGCCTACATCGACGGCTTCGGTTCCGTCGCGCTGCCAGTTCCGGAAACGGAAACCTACGCCATGATGTTGGCGGGACTGGGCATGATGGGCTGGGTTGCCCGCCGCAAGAAATCCACCAAGGTTTAA
- a CDS encoding transglutaminase family protein, producing the protein MQLNIRHETRYTYTTPLAYTIQQLHLTPRKEPQQHVMSWNIAMPGHVHAYTDAYGNLSHMMTMATPHHGLTITAAGVIQTEMPLKGRVPNGDTLSPLIFTVPTRLTEATPGILELAASCLPDGRAQSKDLLSLAEHIFGAVRYQSGATVVTTTASDALALGQGVCQDHAHLFLACCHAHGIPARYVSGYIDPEDTSHAASHAWVDAWAEDKDYVGWISIDVTHARLMTDAYCRLAIGRDYDAAAPVRGVRRGGGQESMEVDVKIGAR; encoded by the coding sequence ATGCAACTGAATATTCGGCATGAAACGCGCTACACCTACACCACGCCCCTGGCCTACACCATCCAGCAGCTGCACCTGACGCCGCGCAAGGAGCCGCAGCAGCATGTGATGTCGTGGAATATCGCGATGCCCGGCCATGTGCACGCCTACACGGACGCCTACGGCAACCTGTCGCACATGATGACGATGGCCACGCCGCACCACGGCCTGACCATCACCGCCGCCGGCGTGATCCAGACCGAGATGCCGCTCAAGGGACGGGTGCCGAACGGCGACACGCTGTCGCCGTTGATTTTCACGGTGCCCACGCGCCTGACCGAGGCCACGCCGGGCATCCTGGAACTGGCCGCCTCCTGCCTGCCGGACGGCCGGGCGCAGAGCAAGGACCTGCTTTCGCTGGCCGAGCACATCTTTGGTGCGGTCCGGTATCAAAGCGGTGCGACCGTCGTCACCACCACCGCCAGCGACGCGTTGGCGCTGGGCCAGGGCGTGTGCCAGGACCATGCCCACCTGTTCCTGGCCTGCTGCCATGCGCACGGCATTCCGGCGCGCTACGTGTCGGGCTATATCGATCCCGAAGACACCAGCCACGCGGCCAGCCATGCCTGGGTCGACGCCTGGGCCGAGGACAAGGATTATGTGGGCTGGATCAGCATCGACGTCACGCACGCGCGCCTGATGACCGACGCCTATTGCCGCCTGGCTATCGGGCGCGATTACGATGCGGCGGCGCCGGTGCGCGGCGTGCGGCGCGGCGGCGGCCAGGAATCGATGGAAGTCGACGTGAAAATTGGTGCCAGGTAA
- a CDS encoding proteasome-type protease codes for MTYCVGMRLDAGLVFLSDSRTNAGVDQVGTFRKMSVFEVPGDRMMVMMTAGNLSISQSIRQLVSERATADGHSLWDAPNMYEAARILGDAVRRVHERDAKSLAGFGIDFNVSIIFGGQIKGERCRLFQIYSAGNFIESHDENTYFQIGEAKYGKPIIDRVVTPATSLDDAAKCALISMDSTLRSNVSVGLPLDLLVYDTDALAVTHFVTIDERNQYFQMIRNTWGDQLKRVFESLDNPVWNAAREATNNVLHATKTGGKPVRVAPPAGTAPVAPAAPLQTLAQQFNNGQQ; via the coding sequence ATGACTTATTGTGTGGGCATGCGCCTCGACGCCGGGCTGGTGTTTTTATCGGACTCGCGCACCAACGCCGGGGTGGACCAGGTCGGCACGTTCCGCAAGATGAGCGTGTTCGAGGTCCCGGGCGACCGCATGATGGTCATGATGACCGCCGGGAATTTGTCGATTTCGCAATCCATACGCCAGCTAGTGTCGGAGCGTGCCACCGCCGACGGCCACAGCCTGTGGGACGCGCCCAATATGTACGAGGCCGCGCGCATCCTCGGCGACGCGGTGCGCCGGGTGCACGAGCGCGACGCCAAGTCCCTGGCCGGCTTTGGCATCGACTTCAACGTCAGCATTATTTTCGGCGGGCAGATCAAGGGCGAGCGCTGCCGCCTGTTCCAGATCTACTCGGCCGGCAATTTCATCGAGTCGCACGATGAAAACACCTATTTCCAGATCGGCGAGGCCAAGTACGGAAAACCGATCATCGACCGCGTGGTCACGCCGGCCACCAGCCTGGACGATGCCGCCAAATGCGCGCTGATTTCGATGGATTCGACCTTGCGCTCCAACGTCTCGGTCGGCCTGCCGCTCGATCTGCTGGTCTATGATACCGACGCGCTGGCCGTCACGCATTTCGTCACCATCGACGAGCGCAACCAGTATTTCCAGATGATCCGCAACACTTGGGGCGACCAGCTCAAACGCGTGTTCGAAAGCCTCGACAATCCGGTGTGGAACGCGGCGCGCGAAGCCACCAACAACGTACTGCACGCAACCAAGACGGGCGGCAAGCCGGTGCGCGTCGCGCCGCCGGCCGGCACCGCGCCGGTTGCGCCGGCGGCGCCGTTACAGACGCTGGCGCAGCAATTTAACAACGGACAACAATAG
- a CDS encoding Hpt domain-containing protein → MSETSTSGPEENVFSVATLLKYMGNDDKALAIVSKIVRDACAPGLAPFDQARAALQEERLVDAGKIFHSLRGSIGTLGAKRLVASSLKLEQAIAERQSGLIPPLFAELESEYQLVLRQAGDWLLLNAPHDDNTTRA, encoded by the coding sequence ATGTCTGAAACCAGTACGTCAGGACCCGAAGAGAATGTATTCTCGGTTGCCACGCTGCTCAAATACATGGGCAACGACGACAAGGCGCTGGCGATCGTCTCCAAAATCGTGCGCGACGCTTGCGCGCCGGGTCTGGCCCCGTTCGACCAGGCGCGCGCGGCGCTCCAGGAAGAGCGTCTGGTCGACGCCGGCAAGATTTTCCATAGCCTGCGCGGTTCCATCGGCACGCTGGGGGCGAAGCGCCTGGTGGCGTCGTCGCTCAAGCTTGAGCAGGCGATCGCCGAACGCCAAAGCGGGCTTATCCCTCCTCTGTTCGCCGAGCTCGAGTCCGAATATCAGCTGGTGCTGCGGCAAGCCGGGGATTGGCTGCTGCTTAACGCTCCCCACGACGACAACACAACACGGGCATAA